One Salvia miltiorrhiza cultivar Shanhuang (shh) chromosome 6, IMPLAD_Smil_shh, whole genome shotgun sequence genomic window, AGGAAACTGCAAGTTGCTGGATACGTTTAAAGACGTTGATCTTGTCCTCTGTTGTGTTTCCCTCACAGATTATGCCGAGTACTATGAAGACGCGGATGGACTTCGCTCAAACAAGATGTTGGAAACCAAGAAAGTGTTTGAGAAGATTGTGACTCATCCAGCTCTTGCTGGGAAGAATTTCCTCGTCGTCCTGAATAAGTTTGACCTGCTGGAGGAGACGATCAAACAAGTTCCTCTCTCCGAATGCGGCTGGTTTCACGATTTCAATCCTGTGGTTTCATTTGATTTCAATCCTGTGATTCATTATGTGGGGTCGAAGTTCAAAAAGACATTCCGTTCCCTGACCGGGCGGAAGCTGTACGTAAAACAGGCTACGGCGCTGGATGCCCGTAGTGTTGATGAGGCTCTGATGTATGGTAAGGAGATTTGCAAGTGGGAGGACGACGTGCGTAATTTTCCCGTGGATGAATGGTCTAGTGATAGCTTTTATAGTACAGATTAGTCAGTCTGTTTGATGCATATATTCCTACAAATTGATCAAATGTACTTATATGCATTTGGTTGGTAAAACTAAAATCTCGTTCATGTATAATCAGACTATTAAAAAAGATAACTCTTTTAGCCTCAACTtaaaaacaactcttttgtataccaaaatcagttaaaagactaaaatacccttacattatatcattaaagaaaagcaaaaaaaaaaaaaaagagagaagtcATCGGCCCCTCCTCTCTCCTCCCTCCACCCCCAAAttcaaattctctctctctctcccaactcACGACACGCTCACGACCGGCGCCACCACACGATCGAATTCCAGTCACGACGTCGAGATGGGCGACCGCGACCGGAACGACGACGACTCGGTGTCGGCGACAAGCTCCGAAGAGGAGGAGCGTCTCGCACATCCTACTCCTCCGGTGAGTGAGCCCTAATTTTCGCCCAATTTTGCCTCCCTTGAAAAATTGGAGCCTAAATTCATTGTTAAATGCATGTATATGTGTTATAATGCTTTGAGAATCATGTTTAGTTGGTAAATAGCTAGAGTTTGTTGAGATTTGTTGAAAACAACTTGAGAATTTTGGTGTTTTTTGTGAATTTTTCGGCTGAAATTGGGGGAAAGATCGTGGATGGACACGACGGGGGTTGGGGCAGGGTGGGCACGACGACAGGGGCCTGAGGCGGGGTGGGCACGAAGGGGGCTTGTGGCGGGGTAGGCACGACGTGGGTCTCGTCGTCGGATTCACGATGGCAGGCTccccatcgtgggcacgatggcgCCGTCGAGGTCACGACGATGGCCCACGATGGCGTCCATCGTGGTCACGACGGGGGCTTGGGGCGGGGTGGGCACGACGGGGGTTTGGGGCGGGGTAGGCACGACGGGGGTCTCGTCGTCGGATTCACGATGGCAGGCTccccatcgtgggcacgatggcgCCGTCGAGGTCACGACGATGGCCCACGATGGCGTCCATCGTGGTCACGACGGGGGCTTGGGGCGGGGTGGGCACGACGGGGGTTTGGGGCGGGGTAGGCACGACGGGGGTCTCGTCGTCGGATTCACGATGGCAGGCTccccatcgtgggcacgatggcgCCGTCGAGGTCACGACGATGGCCCACGATGGCGTCCATCGTGGTCACGACGGGAGCCTCCCATCGTGATCTCGACAGTCCGCCTACCCCgcttcgtttttttttttttttttattgttgtattatttgtttcaaataCATGATTATCTTTCTAATTTGTTTTTAATACATTGATTTTGTAGATTAATTGTGATTGGAAAAGGCCTACATTGATCTACGTGACCCGTGGAGTTAATCTTTATATGAGGACCGATATATTGAAGGAGGTCAAGAATGTTTTACTTGATAAAGGCGGTCCGTTGGCTCTAGAGAGATTTAAAGAAGGCGTAGTAGGACGGTTGATTGATATCAAGAGAAACCATAGTGCAAGTAATGCTCTACATCACTTGCTAGCTCGTCAATTGAAAGGTAGCGATATACCATGTGACGAGTCTTGGTTTCAAGTTGGTGGACAGACCATTCGATTTAGGCCGACGGAGTATGCCCTTGTCACGGGACTTCACTTTGGCAACAGTGATTTTGATCCATATGCAAAACACAAGCCTCCACGGAATGGTATATTCAATCGATTCTTCAATGGTGTATCCACGAAGGTGCATGTGTTGCGCAAGAGATTCAATGAGAAGAGCCTTGGCAAGGATGTGGAAGACTATTTGAAGGCTGCCAATCTTTTGGTGTACTATCTATTCCTCCTATGTCGGGATAATCCAGTGATCGAGGATTGGGCATGGACATTAGTTGAGGATTTTGAGCGTTGGGATGCCTTTCCATGGGGCTCATACACGTATGGCGCATTGTCTTACTACATAGACACTGTTGGGATTGCCCCGGACCAAGCTGAAAAAGATTACCACTTTTATGGTCCGGTTTGGGCCTTACAAATTTGGTCGTACGAGGCCGTTCCAGATTTGGGAAGCCAATGTGGCTTTCGAGAGCGCGAGGAGATATTGCCTCGTTGTTTGAGATGGAGCACTCGACAGATGAGGAAGATTGATTTTGCAACTTTTTTAGAGAAGCGGGTAcgttttatctttttattatataattttttatattaaaatttgaattctaATATTGTGCATGTTATATTGTTTTGTAGCGGCCGGTATATCCTGTGTTGGAAGCTACATCTAGTGAGTTAGATGAGTACTATATGATGAGCTTCGACAATGGGGATATGTTTGATGTTCGTTTCGAGGCTCCTGTACGCGTTGCCTCAAGATATGAGACAACATTGAAGGCGCCTGTACAGAAAGCACGACGCGGGACGAAGCGCCCCCGACAGAGCACTCCACTTCTCACTCCAACAGAGGGGGGAGAGAGAGCTAGAGTGTGTTGTGTGCACGGACGGCCTTGCCCAGACAACGAAGGGGGCACTGACAGGGGGCATGATATCGAGGACAGATTGAGGGCAGTTATCGATGATAGATTGAGGGCAGTTTTGACTGATGATTCTGATACAGGCTTTCTTGCTGTATTGAGAGCAGTTATCGATGACAGATTGAGGGCAGTTTCCGGCCGGAGGCGTTCTAGGAGTCCTCCACTCTTCCGGGAAGAGGATGTTATCTCCCACCACTCTCAGAGTCGCTCCCGCCAGCCACAGCCTCAGCATGTCGCTGCCGATGAGGCCTTTTCTTTGCAGCCTCAGCACGTCCCCACCGAGGTCGGTACTTCTTTGCAGCCTCAGCATGCCCCCACCGAGGAGGCTATTGTTTTTCAGCCTCAGGACATACCCATCGAGGAGGTTACTGCTTTTCAGCCTCAGCACATACCCACCGAGACCAGTGCTTCTTGGGAGCCTCAGCACGTCCCCAACGAGGCCGGTACTCCTTTGCAGCCCCAGCATGCCCCCGCCGATGAGGCTATTGTTTTTCAGCCTCAGGACATACCCATCGAGGAGGTTACTGCTTTTCAGCCTCAGCACATACCCACCGAGACCAGTGCTTCTTGGGAGCCTCAGCACGTCCCCAACGAGGCCGGTACTCCTTTGCAGCCCCAGCATGCCCCCGCCGATGAGGCTACTGCTTTGCAACAGTTTACCAACCTCTTCAAGTCTGTGGTACCTGTGTCGCACTCTCCTATCAAGGGAGCCTCTTACCAGACCTATATCCCATATGATAAGGTTTGTACCTTACATTCTCCTGACAAGGCCAAGAAAGCGTCTAAGCCACATGATAAGGTACAAACATCTGAGCCTAGTGTTGATTTGGATGATCTCGAGGAGTTTGGggaggatgaggatgaggacACGGGCGATAAGAGTTTGGGGCCTCGAGAGCGTAGACCGTCTGCTGCTATTCGGACTCCTTTTAAGGGTCAAAGTCCGTCTACTGCTGAGGTATTGAGGACTCAGTACAGAAAATTCAGAATTAGTGGACCTAATTCCATTGCAGTTGTGACTGCGACAGAAGCTCCTTTAAATCAAGAGTTCTTCGATGATCTTGAGAATACTGACATGGACTTCACCCAAGATGTAAGTTTTAATTCATAATTTGTATTGTGTTATGTACATCCTTAACTAACCTCAAAGTTTATGCTTCACAGGTCATAGACCAATACGTGCTTTTTATTCGGACACGTCTTGGGATAGCCAAAGAAAAAAGCATGTCTACTACTTTAGTCATCGGCACTGATTTTTATGTAAGTTTTACtatgatccttcatttgtgattcttgtTTTCCTATCATTATTATTGAACTTGTATCTTGCAACTTTTTGTAGGTTGTATTGCATGCCGAGCTTACCCGACTGCATCCAAAGGATCCCAATTTTAAGAAGGTGAAGGGAAAGCCAACATATCCCAAATGGACTTTACCTGAAGGACTCGAACGCTTGGTTAAAGGGCTAGATACGACAAATTCAACTCCGTGGTGGAATGTAGATTTTGTAAGTATAGTATACTAGTGTAATTTGCATTTGGTATTCTTATTGGTTTATTAAACtataagttatattttttttttcaacagaTTGTTGCAATTTGTCTTGTGGGCAAAAATCACTGGGTCACTGTGCGAATTCGACTTGTTGATTGGAAGGTCGAGTTGTATGACTCATTGTCACACCTGTTTGATGAAGGCAAGGCTTCTGTGCGCGACGATGAGATGAAGCCCATTACTCGTCTCATGCCTCGTCTATTAGAGCTCTCCGGTTATTGGGAGAACACAACTCGGATAAAGAGAGAAGACGAGATGGAGCTTCGTAAGATGCCGAGTAGTGCCCAGTTCGCCCAGGTCGACAACCACAGTTGCGGCCCTTTCGCTTGCATGTATCTTGATCGTTTAGTTGCCACTCCTGACAAAAAGCTGAGACATTCGGAACAAATCAACGAAAAATATATCAAGAAGTATAGGTGGATTGTAGGATCTAGAATATTTTGTCTCACTCAAATTTGAAACATATTGAGacttattttgagatttattgaGACATATTTCATGTTATTTGCTTTTAATTTGGTATGTTGTTCACTTTTTGATGTTGATTTTTGTATATTGCCATCGTATGTTGTTGGTAATGGTGGCTACCGTGAAGGTGAGATGGGCTGCCGTGATCACGATGGGGGCTTCCCATCGTGAGCACGATGGGAAGCTCCCATCGTGTCCTGCAATCCCGTCGTCACCGTCCCGTCGTGTCCTTCCCGTCGTGTCCTTCCCTCCCGTCGTGACCCTCCCGTCGTGTCCTTACAATCGTGTTCTTCCCTCCCGTCGTGACCCTCCCGTCGTGTCCTTCCCATCGTGTCCTGCCCTCCCGTCGTGTTCCACTTCCCCTGCCCAAACGACCGTGCCCACGACGGCCACCTTCGTGTCCAaccatcgtgcccacgatcgtGCAGACACGATGGCCATCGTGGGcaaccatcgtgatcacgatggttgGACACGAAGGTTGCcacgatcgtgcccacgatgTCTTACTCACGACTATGGCCACGATGGCTTGTGGTAGTCATCGTGTGGTtattaaaatcattcaatttcgAATTTAAATACGATTACTGACTTGTTTAGtgtattatatta contains:
- the LOC130989710 gene encoding uncharacterized protein LOC130989710, producing the protein MSTTLVIGTDFYVVLHAELTRLHPKDPNFKKVKGKPTYPKWTLPEGLERLVKGLDTTNSTPWWNVDFIVAICLVGKNHWVTVRIRLVDWKVELYDSLSHLFDEGKASVRDDEMKPITRLMPRLLELSGYWENTTRIKREDEMELRKMPSSAQFAQVDNHSCGPFACMYLDRLVATPDKKLRHSEQINEKYIKKYRWIVGSRIFCLTQI
- the LOC130990985 gene encoding uncharacterized protein LOC130990985, giving the protein MRTDILKEVKNVLLDKGGPLALERFKEGVVGRLIDIKRNHSASNALHHLLARQLKGSDIPCDESWFQVGGQTIRFRPTEYALVTGLHFGNSDFDPYAKHKPPRNGIFNRFFNGVSTKVHVLRKRFNEKSLGKDVEDYLKAANLLVYYLFLLCRDNPVIEDWAWTLVEDFERWDAFPWGSYTYGALSYYIDTVGIAPDQAEKDYHFYGPVWALQIWSYEAVPDLGSQCGFREREEILPRCLRWSTRQMRKIDFATFLEKRRPVYPVLEATSSELDEYYMMSFDNGDMFDVRFEAPVRVASRYETTLKAPVQKARRGTKRPRQSTPLLTPTEGGERARVCCVHGRPCPDNEGGTDRGHDIEDRLRAVIDDRLRAVLTDDSDTGFLAVLRAVIDDRLRAVSGRRRSRSPPLFREEDVISHHSQSRSRQPQPQHVAADEAFSLQPQHVPTEVGTSLQPQHAPTEEAIVFQPQDIPIEEVTAFQPQHIPTETSASWEPQHVPNEAGTPLQPQHAPADEAIVFQPQDIPIEEVTAFQPQHIPTETSASWEPQHVPNEAGTPLQPQHAPADEATALQQFTNLFKSVVPVSHSPIKGASYQTYIPYDKVCTLHSPDKAKKASKPHDKVQTSEPSVDLDDLEEFGEDEDEDTGDKSLGPRERRPSAAIRTPFKGQSPSTAEVLRTQYRKFRISGPNSIAVVTATEAPLNQEFFDDLENTDMDFTQDVSFNS